Within Sorghum bicolor cultivar BTx623 chromosome 2, Sorghum_bicolor_NCBIv3, whole genome shotgun sequence, the genomic segment CTGCAGGGAGCGTTCGGGAGCCGGCGGTACGCGCCGGCGGATCCGCCGGACCTGCTCAACTACGAGGGCTGCGAGCTGCTGCTGATCGCGGCGTCGGACGACGTCGAGGAGGAGCTCGGGCTGCAGCTGGAGGGGGAAGTGGATGTGGAGGACGGCGAGGGTGAGACTCAGCAGGCCGCGGCGAGCTGCTCGGATCTGGTGAAGATGTTTGGCGAGGTGGCCGACGTGAAGCCGCTGCTGAGCGGGAGCTGGGACTAAACGACGACTGATCCGCTCATCTGATGCCGTTGTACAGCGTTCCTAGGTCGTAGCCAAGTGTTTTGGTTTGCTAGCACGCTGCTTATAGGTGTCTGTTCCTGTACTGGACCGACTGCTTGTAGTGTTTACTGTTTATTAGTTTGCTGCATAGTCCTTTCTTGCACAAGTTTAAAGCTTCACATGGGGTGACGAGGATCAAATGACCGGTAGAGTGCCGGAGACGAAATTTTCCTGCTCTGTTTTTTCGTCCCATCCGCTGAATGAACTAGTTAAAGCATGGGCCATCGGTGCGTATGTTACGTTTTGTTGCCCGGCCCACTCTGCTTGCATGATTTGGTGCCCGGCCCACTCTACTCGTGCGGTACATGATGATCGTGGCATAAAAGACAACATGAATCTACTGCTAGGTGCCTACTGGCTACTGCCACTGCATCTCTTCGCCAGCAACAagcgtttagttcacccaaaaaccaattttttttctttaaggATTCTCAAAATTTGTTGTACATGcatatagtattaaatatagataaaaataaaaaaatattatatatgcatcgtgtattaaatatagacgaaaacaaaaactaattctaccgtttatctataaattatgatatattttttttaagtttagttgatctatgattggataatatttatcaaataaaaacgaaaatactatcaTACCAAAAACAAACTAGGCTTAAGGTTCCGTTTTGTTTGTCCTATTAAAATTTACTGCtggtcacatcaaatatttagacatatatatttagatatatatatatataatactaaatatagactatttataaaactaaaaacataaaataaaatattaagatatatatatataatattaaatatagactatttataaaacaaaaaacaTAGCTGTAGAATAATTTGAGAGATCaaatttttaaacctaattaatctataattagataataattgcaAATAATATGAAACAGCTACGAtactattaaactttaacatccCAAACCAAACACTCCTAAAGACTAGTTTAGGGTTGTCGAATGCCAATTTACGGTTGTCGAATGTTTACACATGCATAAAAGGCTAAATgtagactatttacaaaactaaaacatGGCTGAAGAGTAATTTAAAAGgtaaatcttttaaatttaattaatctataattaaacactaattactattaaataaaataaaataaaatactacTATATTTGTGAAATTTTAACGATTTAACTAAACATCTCCTAAACCTGAACGCTGGTCTCATCTCCTCCAAGAGCGTctggtcaaaaaaaaaagtcctcCAAGAGCGGCATGGCACGCGGAGTAGACCAGAGAACAGGGGCGCCACTCGCTCCAGCGCCACACTGCTGCAATGCTCCCGCTCCGATCCGGAACAGGAAGCGGCCGGTGGCCGACAGCCGCGCCGTGCGCAACACGATGGGTTGGCGAGTCAGCACGTCCCTGCAAGAGGCGCGGGGCCGCTCGCGCCAACGTGCTTCTCTTACTAAAAACGCGGGAGACAGTGACGCGGCCACACGGGAGCGGGGCACGGTCACGCGGTCGCCGCACGCCACCGGCCCGTCGTCCGCGGATCGGGGCCGTGCCGTCCGCCAccggccgcgcgcgcgcgctccAACGGCCGACGACGGCATTGCCCCCCGTGCCACACGCCTCGGGGTTACTGTCACTACAAAAGCTGACGCGAGCAGATCCCGCGCCGTCGCTCTCGGACCGCCCCGGTCTCCTGTCCTCTCTGGGCTCCTCCGGGACGGGACGAGACGAACGACAGAACGGCGCCATCGTCTCGTTCGCTTTCGTGGCCGCTCACGGCTGCACGCACGACACGACCACACGTGGTCCTTCCCGCTCCACGTACTCGCCGGCTAAAATTTAATCAAGCTGGTGAAGCAGGCTGCAAGCCTTCCGCCTCGGACCGACCCTCTCCATCGATCGGATTAATTTTTCAaccaaatcaaaaaaaaaaggaaaagaattttcaaccaaatcaaaaaaaaaaggaaaagaaacaaGGCTTCGCGACAGATGGCAAGGATAGAGATTGCCCGGGGCGGGACGAGAAGGATTCACGTGCCGAATAAAGTAATCCGCCCGCTCCTCCACGGTGCGCGCGTAGTGATCGACGAATCTTGTGCTGGTAGGCTACGTCTTTCTCGACGGGACGGCTACAAAACAAAGCATCTTTCGTCTTTCCAGTCCGGAATATGCCAGCCGGGGACCGAGGTTTTCTGCGTATTTGTTCGTTTGCTATAGCCACCACTTGCCGATCGGCTCCAGACACCGGCGCCACACGTCGAGCTCGACAAAGAGCCAAGAGTCCAGAGTCCGCTGGGCAGTACAGAGGCTTGAGAGCTTCTCATCTTGTTTTATAATAATGACAAAAAATATCTATGCTACCGAGTACCGTAGCAGTCCAGAGGTGAAAGCTCCGGTCGAGCCCAACTTGTTGTGCTGCCTGCCAAAGCATTCGCCGCTGTAGGATCGTAGCAAGAgcggcggctgcggcgacgGACGGACGGAGTAGTGGTTGCGGTTGTGATACGTCGCATGGGGCAACGTCAACGGTGGATCTACGCTCGGGCGCTTTCGGACATGGGTGGGCGCAGTTGCCCCTTGCGGCCTTGCCCGTGCACGTGCAGTAGGAGGGAAAAGGGGTTTCTGGTTTCTCTTCCTTGCTGTTCTCACGACGCTTTTCCGTAGAACCCCTAGCACTCCTTTGGAATTTGTTTAAGTAAATCTCACTAGCGCTTGTTAGAGCACGTACAATGCAAAAGACGCTTAGATGGAAAGAGAAAATACTTTTGTATCTAAGCGTCTCTTTATAACCTTATAATCTACAATGCAACACGTATTTGAAGGCGCTTAAGTTCCGTCGCATGCAAACACCAGTATCAAGCAAGGAGCCGGTCCAGGCGTCGATGCTTTACGGAGCGGCGAATATATTTTTAAGCGCCCGCTCAAGACTCCACCGTGGCAAAAAAGCTATTTAACGGCCAATACCTGATCATAAGCGCCCAGCGTTGTACAAGCCCTTAGACTTTCCCCAAGTCCTGGCTCATCCAAAATCCGACTATCCGCATATTACACACTTATACCTTTCTAAACTAATCTTGAGTTCTTATGTTGATTCTGGTACTTGTAAATTAAATTCAGGACAAGTATATGCCGTCCAATGTGTAATTTTGCAGTTATCAAAACCTGAATAAGAACTCACAACAAGCACAAGAACCGTCAGTAAAATTTACCTAGTCTTGTATGCTTCTTCCAGCGAAAATGtatcatgtttttttttctctgaaAAGATCAATTAGAAAAGTAAATTGTGTCTTAGAGCCAGCAGTTTGGACATGTGATTAAACAATGCATCGGTTGGTGCCACGTAAAAGATAAAGATCATCTAGTTAGATTCTTTGTGGTAGAATCTACTCACGTGATTCAAATCATCGATTTGGTACGGGTGCTCGTATTTTTATggattatttcatgatttaacGGCCTATAATTTTAGCGGTAGGTGATGTCTCCGTCGATAGCAAGGTGGCTATGGTGACTTCATGGATCCCATGAGTTGTTGGCTCAGTCTTTTGAAGGTGCTCAATAAGATTTTATATACATGtgtttggagagagagagagagagtttagAGATATCACCATTTGTTAAGGTTATCAGATTTTGTTTGGTTGGCTATGCAAAACACTTTAAAAATCATGGGGAATCAGTGTTTCCTAGATGTACACGGTAGAATCGATCATTCTTAGAATTACCAAttaaattaatatttaattaatatTTAACAAACGTGATAAAAGACTGTTTTTTTGCAAACATTGCTATGGAATGATTTTTACAGTATTGTAGTTGCTCACAATAGAATATGGGAAAATAATGAGATTTAAAGAAAGGCTAAATGTAAAAGTTAGAATTGCATTCTTACATGGGCGGAGGAGTAAACAATAAGGCACCATCATCTCTTATGTGGTTTGATAATATTATAATGCTGCACATGAATCaattagaaaaataaaacattcaCATTGGTGAATAATGAAGAAGAAACCTTTATTAGGAACAAGGTAATACGTGTTGTAAACAAGTTAAATCGCCTACCAATCTCTATGTAAGAATTTGCATAATTATTTTGTTTATTACATGATGCGTCTAATACAACATATtagttttttttcctattttcacTCGGAGTTATCTAATTGGGTCTTGCACATATTTTGAAAAGATATAGTCATCTTCTTACCAAAGAGATGACCTATATCGTCTCTACGCACACAACAGTTTCAGTGTCACAACAATACAATAGATAGATAAAATGCACATGCTAAAATTCAATTATTCTTGAGCCTGTTCGTTTGTCTAAAAAGTCAAGTTTGAAAATActatttgctgatttattgtgagaagaAATATGGCTGAACGACTGACAGATTCGACagataagttcaagcgaacaTGAGACATAAGTGACTGACAAATGTTGTCCTTGTAATTCTTCTTCCAATAATCTAGGAAGCTAATAGTAAATGATTAAGGATGACATCCTACACTGCCTAGTGAATGTTTGCAAAGTTGAGACTACGTATAAATTGTTTGCTACTGACTAAATAAACTCGATGCACTTGCTCGAGCGGTTGGCCCTAATAACACTTAAAGCCAACGAAAGGCTAATCTTACAATTTAGTTTGAAAGAAAAAACATCAACATATATAAATACTTTACTTTTATTTACCAAAATAAAAACAGATAAAGGTCGATATCCTCTTGTCTCAGAACTAGGTGAGTATGGAAAAATCAAGTAAAAGCCACAAGTACAGAGACATGCAAAGGGAGTTCACTCTCGCAGTCGCAGAGAAAAAAGCAGCATTTTTTCGGACGGAGATACAGAAGAGTATAGAACAGTTTAGAAACGTATACAGCAGAGTATACTGGCAGCATGCCCACAATAGAACCGTATTTTCCGTGAAAGGAAAGGTCTAATCTGAAAAATAGTctcatttttttttgttctctTTCTATCTCGTCGTCTTCCTCGTGACTTCTCCAAGGTGAAACCCTAGCTGCTCCCCAACTTTCGCGCCATCGCCGCCGACTATCGCCGGCCACAGGTCAACAGGAGAGCCCGTTCATATCCGGGGCCTCTCGATTGAGAGTttcgtctctctctctcccccttgcCCTGTTTTGCCGCCTCCCCAATCGGTGTGCATCAGCAGCGACATCACCGTCGGCGATGGGAGGCGTCGCCGAAGTCCTCGTTCCCTCCTCTTATTACGTTGAagtggcgtggcgtggcgtggaGATTGCTTGACCGATCTCTTGCCAGTAAGTAATCTGTTTTGCTGGTCCTGTTTGTTTCTGATTAATCGGATTCGTCTAGATGAAAATAAGCGAAAATCCCACCGAAACGCGTAGATTATTGCTCGATTATTTGAACCGCAGCGGTGAAAGTAATCTGGGTATTAGTAGTAGTCCGCGTTCTCCATACCGCGAGCTCACGCCCGCGTTTCCTCCACAGCGAGCTTTATTCCTCCCGTCGCCCCTCCCCCGCTCACCCCTCCTCTCCGTCCTGCCGTGCATCGCTGCGCCGCTCCCCGCCTCCCCAGCTCGTTGGCCCGTCCCCCACGCTGCGGCCCCGTTAGATCCATCACCACCGTGCTTGGTCCGTCAGGCGGCTTCCTGCACTGCTGCAGTGCTGCTCCTGATCTGCCATGCGTCTGGTGAATTCCTGTGGCCTAAACAGGGGGGAAAGGCTACTTTGATTGGTGATCGTCATCACAAGATAAATTTGATTGGTGATCCTCATCACAAGATAAAGTATGTTCATACTTAGAGCCGTGAAAATTGAATTTGGTCCCTCTCTTCTATTGTCAGGCTCATCCAGATCCATGCTTCAAATTGGTCGGTTATTCATTTTTTGTAGAGAACAGGAGATTAATTGTTGGGTGAAAAATTGAATTGGCCACACTATGAGTGATTAATTGTTCTATCCATATTGATTTCTTTAAAATTTAGAGAATGAAATGCTCCATTTGATTGATGATCTTGTTATTGGAACAAACTAAATTATCATAATCATTATTGATTTCAGCTTGTATTCAGTCAACAAATGAgcaattccaagtcattttacaCAATACAGAATCTATACGCAATAATGAGGATTGCCGAACACCCAGATTTTTCAGACTATAGATTCTTTAGACTGCAACTTCTTAGAAAATCTTGATCAGATTGAAATTGTTTCTCCTACAAGCGGTCCCAAACAGGGCCCAAATCTCTTTGTCTTGTTTGTTACTCAAGTAGCTTGATAATTTAATATAGCACATCcagtttagtcactttagtcTAACCCATCCGTCCATGGTTTGATCAGGTTTTTCTTTTACTCCACCGTGCAAGATCAATCCTTCCTTTTCTCCGTCGTGCATGGGGTTCAACTGAATCAGATGCTCCACGTTAAGGCCACCGTTGAGCTTGATGGCGGAAGGAAGCAGTAGCCATAGGAGGAGTGCATTCTCCCCTGGGCTGGCTGTGTTATTGTCTGGTGACGAAGCTAAGATTAGCCCCCAGAAGTCGCACTTGGTGTCCTATCATGACGAAATTGGGCACCAGGCTGTTGAGAGGACGATAGAGCACATTTTTGATCTCCCTCACAAGTCAGTGGTCCGGCCTCCTGGACCAATTGATACGGGCTTCGTGCGCTCAGTGTTGAGGAATCAAGCTAGAAAATTTGATATTGACTGGGAAAAATGCATCCATGGATACCAGGGCAGCGTCTTGATTGTGGACAAAGGTGCTGGGCAGAGCAAGGTGGTTCTTGATGATTCGAGCATTTGCGGTAGCTTCCGGAATATCAGGGGACCTTTACTTGTTGAGAGCTCCGCCCCGTTCAGCAGTGCCAGGGCTAATGCCTGTGTGTGGAAAGGAAAATGGATGTATGAGGTGACCCTGGAGACATCTGGAGTTCAGCAGCTTGGATGGGCTACACTCTCTTGCCCTTTTACTGATCAGAAAGGTGTTGGGGATGCTGATGATTCATATTCCTTTGATGGCCGGAGGGTGACTAAGTGGAACAATGACCCTAAGCCATATGGCCAGCCATGGGCAGTAGGTGACGTGATCGGTTGCTGCATCAACTTGGATGCAGGAGAAATCTCCTTTTACAGGAATGGGACTTCTCTTGGTGTTGCTTTTGATGGAATTCGCAATGTGGAACCTAAGAAGGGATATTATGCTGCAATCTCCCTCTCGGAAGGAGAGCGTTGTCATCTGAACTTTGGTTCACATCCATTCAGGTATCCTGTTGATGGGTTTGATCCATTGGAGGTGCCACCACGCTCTTGGTCATTTGTGACATATCTTCTTAGATGTCTGTTCAGACTGCTAGAAGTCCACAACCTGGAGAAATCTGAATCAGCATACTTTGAGAAACTGAGGAGGGTCAAAAAATTCGCACCACTACAAGAACTCTTTCGACCAATCTCAGAAGGGATATGTGCAGAACTTTTCAGTGCTATTGAAGTGAGCCAGGGGTGTCTTGAGTATATTGCCTGGGGCTCGTTGACCACTCTACTCTTAGATGTTTTCAGAACTCGTGAGCCACATGATTTCTCATGCCTTGATCAGGTTCTTGACCTTTTCCTCCGGTTCCCAGGTTGCACTTCATTATTTCAGGAGCTCATTGTGGCTCTTTCTTGCATGTGCAAAGCTGCACCACTTGTGTTGACAGAATGCCCATATTCTGGGTCATACCCATTTTTAGCGCTGGTTTGCCACCTTCTTAGGCATAAAGATGTAATGTGTTTATGGTGGAAAGCAGAAGATTTTGCTTTCTCGTTTGAAGGGTTCCTTACAAGGAAGATTCCAAATAAGCAGGATCTACAGTGCCTTGTACCATCTGTTTGGTGGCCTGGGTCTTCTGAGGATGAAGTTAGCATGACACTGACGATGACAACACTCTCAGATGCAATCAAAAAGGTAAATTTCTTTCATCTCAGCAGATTTTGCTGTAAGCAGTCATTTCTTCTCCTGATAATTAGGAATTCCGTGTTGCACAAAGAATAAGTATGTATTTGTTTCATCCTATTGATTTCTTACATGATGTTAACACAGCAGCAAGAGTTTTGCAGAGAAGAAGCATGTTTACATTTTTTTTCCTGTTCACTTCTTACATAATGTTTCCACAGCAACAAGAAGCTCCAGCTTTTACTGTTCTGTGAACTTATCCTCTATCCTACCATCAAATAATAATGTTTCAGGTTGATGATCTATATTCACCCTCACTTGAATCATGTTCTCCAATTATTTGGTTGCACTTGACATGTGGACATCAATGCTACATGCCTACACTATTCATTAGTTTGATAGCATGGTGTTTGTAGTTGACCTAGTTTAGAGTTCTTCATTTCTCTAAGTAAATTGCACTGTTGTGATTGGATATTATTGCATTAGTGAACTTATGCATTCTggtatctttttattttctatacttGTATGCTGCCTGATTTTCATGCTTTGTGCTTTTGGGGTTGACCTTTCAATACCCCCTTTGTCCATGTCCTTTGCAAGGCATTATTGCATGGCACCCATACGAGGCTTGACAAAGCACGATTTTTTGTTGTCAGTTTCTGCGATTTAACTGTCATTTGCTTAATAGAATACTTTAACACACTATTGCTTCTAGATACCTAAAGCGCTCTCACTCCCTTCTGTCTTGTCATATACTCACAGGCTGCTATTTTTCTTTGCAGATTGAGGAGATGCATTGTGAGCTTTGCAGCTTAGTAATACGCTTTATTCCACCAATGTCTCAGCCTCAGCCACCAGGCTCTGTATTTAGGTCCTTTGTACAAAGTTTGGTGCTTAAAGCTAGAGGTGGAGAGCATAGGATGGTTGTCAATGGGACTTTCAACAACACTGTGCTTGTTTCATTGTACACAGTAATCCTACATTTGTTGTCTGAAGGATTTTCTATGGATTCTGCTGGATCTGCATCATCCTCTAAAGCAAACTGTGGGAATGGTGTTGGATTTCTTCACAAAGGTGGAAAGCGCAAGTTCCCGACACAATTGCTTTTTAGAAATGATGCCTATTACAGTGTAATTCCTAGAATCGGTGGACCACCAAGTATTTTGATGCATCACAAATTTGATGCTGTGGAAAATGAAGTACAGTGGGACGAAGGCTGCATGAATGATGAAGAGACACGTGTTACACACACTACAGTACAGAAGCCTTGTTGCTGCTCAGTGACAGATGTTGCTGTTGGTGTAAGATACAAAGAAACTGCTAAGTATGTGCCATCAACTTCAAAAGGCCCATGTAAGGCTATGCCTGAAAGGTCTGCTCATGTTGCTGCTGAGTGCAATGGTAGAGGTCTGAGTGATGAGATCGAAGACAAACCTAGCACTAGTGCTCAATCAGAAATTGAATATGGATACCAGGCACTGCATAGTCTTGAAAACATGCCAATGGCAACTCAATCTTCGTCGGAAGCACTTAAAGAAGAAGAGCTGCTTGATGTTATGTTGTTGTTATATCATCTGGGCATCTCACCAAATTTTAGGCAGGCAagtgatatttttttttaagcATACAAACACATATATTCTGCAGGAAGGATTCATATCTTTGTTTCAATGGAGATATTCATGACCTACAAACTTAACCACACGCAGTTCCCAACTAGCCATGGAATAAGTTGTCTTAGTTCTGTGTATGTTCAGTCACCTACAAACTGCATGTATTCAATCACCTTAGGTGTACTAGTTTGTGCATGCATGCGTTTTGCCTGGAGAAAATCCTTCATTGCCGTTGAATTCTATAACCACCCCTTCATTGCCATCGAAAATTATAGGTTCCCTTCACTTCCATCAATTTGGAATTTTTGATCCCCTCATTGCCATTACCATTGCTTAGATAGATCTTGTTTCATTAGCTGCCATCCATATAGATACTATGTTCCCTTCAATGTCATGGAGGGAAAGGAACATCATTGCACCATGTCGAGACTGCTGCTTGGCGTGCGCCATCTTCAAGAGCTATGGCGTGTGCCTCAACGAGCGCGATGTGTCCATGCACCGTGGCTTCTGGGTGCTTGACATGGTTGATGGGGCTGTCTTAGGCGGTGGCCATGCCCTTTTTCTCCTGCTCCATCTGCACCGCTCACAGCAGCTTGCTGTCCATCCATGAGGCGTGGTGGAGGCTTAGTCCACCTGCATCATCTGTCCCATCATGGGGCATGCCCCTATTGCACTTCTCCGTGCCTCGACAGCTGCCTACACAATGGCATTGAGGGGAACAAATTATCTATATGTATGGCAGCTAGGGGAATAAGGTATGTACATGCAATAGCAATGAAGGGATAAAAAATTCTAAATGGATGGCAGTGAGGAGAACTTATAATTTTGGATGGCAGTGAAGGGATAGTTATAAATTTGAGTGGCAGTGAGGGAATTTTCTTGAAAATATGTGTCATGTTCATCGGCCAACACCTGGAAATTTTTCTAGATGACTTCACTTTCTGATGAACTATTGAACATTGCGTCCTCATGTAACTATAAAGAAATCCATCCAAGAATACAAAGCATATTTTGACCTACTCTTCAAAGTTAATCTCTTACCATTGTTTTCTCACAGTATATATTATTTTATCAACAAAACCAATAGGTTTTGAAAGCATTTCATAGTATATCTGGTTGTGTATTTTTTATGCACTATCAAAAATACTTTAGGTTGAATAAGTATTGGTCAGAACATAAAAAGTTTCCCAAAATAAATACACCTTGTGTTTTTGCAAATGGGCAGTATCTACTTGTTCATTGACTTTGTCATCCTTTCACTGTTTCACATAATATGGACCACACCACCCTAGTCAGTCAATGATACATTCATTATCCATTGATACTCAGTTTACTAGGATATATTAGTAATATGTTGATTTTAATTCAAATGATAGTACTGATTTAAGTTAGTTCTGTACAGGCGTTTTATTTCATGTCTCAGCAGTCGCAGTCCATTTCTTTACTAGAAGAAACTGACAGGCAGATACGAGAAAAATCATGCTCAGAGCAAGTAAGGCGTTTGAAAGAAGCCCGGAATAGCTATCATGAGGATTTGGTGGATTGTGTACGCCATTGTGTTTGGTATGATTTTCTGAAATGATAAATCTTTTGTACTTTCTTACTACCATGGGCAAATGATATTTTTTTTCGCATATGATAGCAATGTTTAGAACTGTAATGCAGACGTGATTTTCGGATTTAGTTTTGATCTGGGATGTTCGTAAACTTATTCACAATAGATTCAACTGGTTAGTGTACTCTAGAGACAGATGGAAAGCATtcccttcaagtttagagatcCCCTGCAGCTAAATGACTTATGGAGATGTTCATTGATTTATGTTCTTTTGATTTGCTATGGTATGGATATGCATGTAGCGTCATGAGAACTTCTGTTATGATAGTTTTTTAGGCCACTGAGTTAATCTgccgttttttttttcttatggtGCATTCAGGTACCGGGCCGCCCTTTTCTCCCAGTGGAAGCAAAGGGGAATGTACGCAACTTGCATGTGGGTCGTGGAGCTTCTTTTGGTCCTTAGTAACTCAAATAACATTTTCCACTATGTTCCTGAGTTCTATGTGGAATCACTGGTAGTTTTATTGTTT encodes:
- the LOC8079354 gene encoding E3 ubiquitin-protein ligase RKP; its protein translation is MAEGSSSHRRSAFSPGLAVLLSGDEAKISPQKSHLVSYHDEIGHQAVERTIEHIFDLPHKSVVRPPGPIDTGFVRSVLRNQARKFDIDWEKCIHGYQGSVLIVDKGAGQSKVVLDDSSICGSFRNIRGPLLVESSAPFSSARANACVWKGKWMYEVTLETSGVQQLGWATLSCPFTDQKGVGDADDSYSFDGRRVTKWNNDPKPYGQPWAVGDVIGCCINLDAGEISFYRNGTSLGVAFDGIRNVEPKKGYYAAISLSEGERCHLNFGSHPFRYPVDGFDPLEVPPRSWSFVTYLLRCLFRLLEVHNLEKSESAYFEKLRRVKKFAPLQELFRPISEGICAELFSAIEVSQGCLEYIAWGSLTTLLLDVFRTREPHDFSCLDQVLDLFLRFPGCTSLFQELIVALSCMCKAAPLVLTECPYSGSYPFLALVCHLLRHKDVMCLWWKAEDFAFSFEGFLTRKIPNKQDLQCLVPSVWWPGSSEDEVSMTLTMTTLSDAIKKIEEMHCELCSLVIRFIPPMSQPQPPGSVFRSFVQSLVLKARGGEHRMVVNGTFNNTVLVSLYTVILHLLSEGFSMDSAGSASSSKANCGNGVGFLHKGGKRKFPTQLLFRNDAYYSVIPRIGGPPSILMHHKFDAVENEVQWDEGCMNDEETRVTHTTVQKPCCCSVTDVAVGVRYKETAKYVPSTSKGPCKAMPERSAHVAAECNGRGLSDEIEDKPSTSAQSEIEYGYQALHSLENMPMATQSSSEALKEEELLDVMLLLYHLGISPNFRQAFYFMSQQSQSISLLEETDRQIREKSCSEQVRRLKEARNSYHEDLVDCVRHCVWYRAALFSQWKQRGMYATCMWVVELLLVLSNSNNIFHYVPEFYVESLVDCFHALRRSDPPFVSPALFLMQGLAPFVTLVVKHFDDTRIVNPDLKDLLLQSISVLVQYKEFMLVFENNREAINKMPRSLLSAFNNRSWIPVTNILSRFCKGSGFASSKNGESLSSATFQVLLRETCIHEQELFFSFLNRLFNTLSWTMTEFSMSIREMQDKNQVADLQQRKCSVIFDISCCLARILEFCTREIPCAFLMGPDMNLRRLAELVVFILNHIISAADAEFFDMTLRRPGQHQEKTNRTMILAPLVGIILSLMECSSTSEQRELNDVIAVFASMDCPATIHFGLQYLLSYNWSNVLRGDSSLAKLAQLEEFSHYFRRITVSVDGEDDHSLNMVDEEEDDTCCICYNCDSDATFQPCHHRSCFGCISRHLLNNQRCFFCNAVVTSVTRVADS